In Zingiber officinale cultivar Zhangliang chromosome 6A, Zo_v1.1, whole genome shotgun sequence, a single genomic region encodes these proteins:
- the LOC121994368 gene encoding dirigent protein 4-like, with product MASRGRGVAPFLVILAFLVAQCFHQSTEAKKVTTNLHFFFHDTIGGPDPSAVLVASAVGRTGGPLAAFGNLFVLDDPLREGPEADSPVVGYARGFSMSTSRRSMMFVMGLDYGFTAGPFNGSSFSVFSQNPILDGDRELAVIGGRGKFRMAQGFALLRTHSVNDTSGDAVVEYNVTLFHDE from the coding sequence ATGGCGAGTAGAGGCAGAGGAGTGGCTCCCTTTCTAGTTATTCTCGCCTTCTTGGTGGCTCAATGCTTCCACCAGTCCACGGAAGCCAAGAAGGTCACCACCAACCTCCACTTCTTCTTCCACGACACCATCGGCGGGCCCGACCCCAGCGCCGTCCTCGTCGCCTCCGCCGTAGGCCGCACCGGCGGCCCGCTCGCCGCCTTCGGCAACCTGTTCGTCCTCGACGACCCGCTGAGGGAGGGCCCCGAGGCGGACTCGCCGGTTGTAGGTTACGCGCGGGGCTTCTCCATGTCGACGTCTCGGCGGTCTATGATGTTCGTGATGGGGCTGGACTACGGCTTCACGGCTGGGCCATTCAACGGCAGCTCCTTCAGCGTGTTCTCGCAGAATCCCATACTGGACGGGGACCGTGAGCTAGCCGTGATCGGCGGCCGGGGAAAGTTCCGGATGGCGCAGGGGTTTGCACTCCTGCGGACGCACTCCGTCAACGACACCTCCGGCGACGCCGTCGTCGAGTACAACGTCACTCTGTTTCACGATGAGTGA